The Petrotoga mexicana DSM 14811 genome has a window encoding:
- a CDS encoding flagellar hook-length control protein FliK, with protein NNNNNNNDSNKFLIKTDEKSNNELLVTLNMNDSKDLIISNTKKAKSIHLDVDQLLLLIETSIKNTKDIDQKELLTQAQKILSSPKTEFTEDDLEVLQKALSIITKESKDSKGSNSEIPLEGLIKHSKSTKETPPTLSQNSLDSKGSQETNQILQSDIRKLLQLTEESLESVKNKDEINTLEQAQKILSSPKTKFTRSELETLQKAFSIIIKENKVIQSSNSEESKANKSQIPSEGLIKPSKFTEKDPTIMLQRKLPSNGSQRTNQIVNSDIRELLSTIQESSKNTENKNEFNKSANGIDGKELLNQAQETGAPTKIQFTEEDKRELLIQAQKILSSPKTEFTKAELETLQKALSIIIKEIKDSQPINNELPSEGLIKHSKFTEKDPTILSQNSLDSKASQEADQIVNPDIQKLLQLIEESSKNTENKDEINLEEAQKILISSKPELTKEDKRELLIQAQKILSSPKTEFTKAELETLQKALSIIIKENKVIQSSDSEESKANKSQIPSEGLIKHSNSIEETSPTLSQKNLHLKDSQEANQIVNSDIQKLLSTIQESSKSIESKNEINTLEQAQKILSSPKTEFTKAELETLQKAFSIIIKENKVIQSSDSEESKANKSQIPSEGLIKHSNSIEESPNTMLQNNLDSKGSQETTQIVNPDIQKLLQLIEENSKSIENKDEINTLELSQTILNSSKTQPINGDKKELLIEAQKILSSSKTTFTPEELNIIKTALGITTNNNPKAGKPSSNTIGETTFIANSLIKGNIDKTKNNKTENNNSIKSKQFDQKAEISNTKNNLGKNVYFDPYETRKSNINKDKNSDLQKDNTVKLTPPSNLEDTSKNLNIEQLKTTQSTNEIDLKSLQINKNNIQDSIPATNLKDLNAQIKEVIISKNTQTFLNESFSVKISPPELGKVDIQILKNGQAVTVNISTETENAKNIISKTLQSLVGNLRDEGYQPISIKVNVTQEEHYLADQNQQHQQEQEQKKYHEEDHNGDQSEEGTYYTFDEYLRSDLNA; from the coding sequence ATTTCAAACACTAAAAAAGCAAAAAGCATTCATTTGGACGTTGATCAATTACTTTTACTCATAGAAACTTCTATAAAAAACACTAAAGACATCGATCAAAAGGAATTATTAACCCAAGCCCAAAAAATATTGTCTTCTCCTAAAACAGAGTTTACAGAGGACGACCTAGAAGTACTTCAAAAAGCCTTAAGCATTATCACAAAAGAAAGCAAAGATAGTAAGGGTAGCAATAGTGAAATACCTTTAGAAGGTTTAATTAAGCATTCTAAATCCACAAAAGAAACTCCCCCCACGCTGTCACAAAACAGCCTTGATTCAAAAGGTTCACAAGAAACCAATCAAATTCTTCAATCCGACATTCGAAAATTGTTACAGTTAACAGAAGAAAGCTTAGAAAGTGTAAAAAACAAAGATGAAATCAATACATTAGAGCAAGCCCAAAAAATATTATCTTCTCCTAAAACAAAATTTACAAGGTCTGAACTAGAGACATTACAAAAAGCATTTAGCATTATCATAAAAGAAAACAAAGTCATTCAGAGTAGTAATAGTGAAGAAAGTAAGGCTAATAAAAGTCAAATACCTTCAGAAGGTTTAATTAAGCCTTCTAAATTTACAGAAAAAGATCCCACCATTATGTTACAAAGAAAACTTCCTTCAAATGGTTCCCAAAGAACCAACCAAATTGTCAACTCTGATATCCGAGAATTATTATCTACAATACAAGAAAGCTCAAAAAATACAGAAAACAAAAACGAATTCAACAAAAGCGCTAATGGCATCGATGGCAAAGAATTATTAAATCAAGCCCAAGAAACAGGGGCTCCAACTAAAATCCAGTTTACAGAAGAAGATAAAAGAGAGTTATTAATTCAGGCACAAAAAATATTATCTTCTCCTAAAACTGAGTTTACAAAGGCTGAACTAGAGACATTACAAAAAGCCTTAAGCATAATCATAAAAGAAATTAAAGATAGTCAGCCCATTAACAATGAACTACCTTCAGAAGGTTTAATTAAGCATTCTAAATTTACAGAAAAAGATCCCACCATTTTGTCACAAAACAGCCTCGATTCAAAAGCTTCACAAGAAGCCGATCAGATTGTCAACCCTGATATCCAAAAATTATTACAATTAATAGAAGAAAGCTCAAAAAATACAGAAAACAAAGATGAAATCAATTTAGAAGAAGCCCAGAAAATACTAATTTCTTCGAAACCTGAACTCACGAAAGAAGATAAAAGAGAGTTGTTAATTCAAGCTCAAAAAATATTGTCTTCTCCTAAAACAGAGTTTACAAAGGCTGAACTAGAGACATTACAAAAAGCCTTAAGCATAATCATAAAAGAAAATAAAGTCATTCAGAGTAGTGATAGTGAAGAAAGTAAGGCTAATAAAAGTCAAATACCTTCAGAAGGTTTAATTAAGCATTCTAATTCCATAGAAGAAACTTCTCCTACTTTGTCACAAAAAAATCTCCATTTAAAAGACTCACAAGAAGCCAATCAGATTGTAAACTCTGATATCCAAAAATTATTATCTACAATACAAGAAAGCTCAAAAAGTATAGAAAGCAAAAATGAAATCAATACACTAGAGCAAGCTCAAAAAATATTGTCTTCTCCTAAAACAGAGTTTACAAAGGCTGAACTAGAGACATTACAAAAAGCATTTAGCATTATCATAAAAGAAAACAAAGTCATTCAGAGTAGTGATAGTGAAGAAAGTAAGGCTAATAAAAGTCAAATACCTTCAGAAGGTTTAATTAAGCATTCTAATTCCATAGAAGAAAGTCCCAATACTATGTTACAAAACAACCTCGATTCAAAAGGTTCACAAGAAACCACTCAGATTGTCAATCCTGATATCCAAAAATTATTACAATTAATAGAAGAAAACTCAAAAAGTATAGAAAACAAAGATGAAATCAACACACTAGAACTATCCCAAACAATACTAAATTCTTCAAAAACCCAACCTATAAATGGAGATAAAAAAGAGTTATTAATTGAAGCACAAAAAATATTATCTTCCTCTAAAACAACATTTACACCTGAGGAATTAAATATAATTAAAACTGCTCTTGGTATAACTACCAATAATAATCCAAAGGCAGGAAAACCTTCATCAAATACAATAGGAGAAACAACTTTTATAGCCAATTCCTTGATTAAGGGAAACATTGATAAAACAAAGAATAATAAAACTGAGAATAATAATTCTATAAAATCAAAACAATTTGATCAGAAAGCAGAGATTTCAAACACAAAAAACAACCTTGGTAAGAATGTGTATTTTGATCCTTATGAAACCAGAAAAAGCAACATCAATAAAGATAAAAACTCTGATTTACAAAAAGATAATACTGTTAAACTTACGCCACCTAGCAATTTAGAAGATACCAGCAAGAATTTAAATATCGAACAATTAAAAACCACTCAAAGTACTAATGAAATAGATTTAAAATCCTTACAAATCAACAAAAATAATATACAAGACAGTATCCCTGCAACCAATCTAAAAGATTTAAACGCTCAAATAAAGGAAGTAATTATCTCCAAAAACACTCAAACTTTTTTAAACGAAAGTTTCTCAGTCAAAATATCTCCTCCAGAATTAGGAAAAGTCGATATTCAAATCTTAAAAAACGGGCAGGCTGTAACTGTTAACATATCAACGGAAACCGAAAACGCAAAAAATATTATATCAAAAACGTTACAATCTTTAGTTGGAAATTTAAGGGATGAAGGATACCAACCTATTAGTATAAAAGTGAATGTCACACAAGAAGAACATTATTTAGCCGATCAAAATCAACAACATCAACAAGAGCAAGAGCAGAAAAAATACCATGAAGAAGATCATAATGGCGATCAGTCAGAAGAAGGAACTTACTACACCTTTGATGAATATTTAAGGAGTGATTTGAATGCTTAA
- a CDS encoding flagellar hook assembly protein FlgD — MLNSVSMDSIYQSTYDAKKDREIKKELDKEAFLQLLITELQNQDPTQPMENKDLVAQLSQLSSTEQITNMSQAIQEMVNSQMSLNKLQAASLIGKTVVVNDNTIDLQSGVAEGLNYGLDNSSQVYLEIYNSNGQLVYAEDLGMQEAGLHSYVWSGRNNDGTMMPDGEYLYGIYTIENGQMVANTGVKTGIVEAVKFLDNELYLLINGEMYPYSVVNEISA, encoded by the coding sequence ATGCTTAACTCAGTATCGATGGATTCTATATATCAAAGTACATATGATGCAAAAAAAGACAGAGAAATCAAAAAAGAATTAGACAAAGAAGCTTTTTTACAACTGTTGATTACAGAATTACAAAACCAAGATCCAACACAACCGATGGAAAACAAAGATCTTGTAGCTCAGCTTTCACAGCTTTCTTCCACTGAACAAATAACCAATATGAGCCAGGCAATTCAGGAAATGGTTAACTCCCAAATGTCGCTCAATAAATTGCAAGCTGCAAGCTTGATTGGAAAAACTGTTGTAGTGAATGACAACACTATTGACTTGCAAAGTGGGGTAGCAGAAGGATTAAACTATGGATTAGATAACAGCTCCCAAGTATATTTAGAGATTTACAATTCAAATGGACAATTAGTTTACGCAGAAGATTTAGGCATGCAAGAAGCAGGCTTACACTCATATGTCTGGAGCGGAAGAAACAACGATGGAACTATGATGCCTGATGGAGAATATCTCTATGGAATTTACACTATAGAAAATGGTCAAATGGTAGCAAATACCGGTGTAAAAACTGGAATTGTCGAAGCCGTAAAGTTCTTAGACAATGAACTTTACCTACTTATCAACGGTGAAATGTATCCTTATTCGGTAGTGAATGAGATTAGCGCCTAA
- a CDS encoding flagellar hook-basal body complex protein, whose translation MLGSIYSGITGLRNFQDQLDIVANNIANVNTVGYKGSRATFQTLLFQNLRSGIAPQNQLGGVNPMQIGAGSQLASIDKIMTQGSPMSTGKVTDLMIQGEGFFILSDGTDQYYTRAGNFTRDYNGFFLEPATGMKLQGWTAQVDEEGNRFIDTNEPIGNIQVSANQIMEATETSFVALANNLNAGVGIQDTTIVVKSATGESIPIKFSFTRDMSSEENKDKNVYNWTASVVGSDYKFAVDDGSGNLTSTTQISGKVELDDTGNVINWVNYDSNGVAIDSSKISIFDINGEIVDGNGAPVSLGASVPVSASLEGSISVVDKDNKAVYYDPTSTKVSFIDTDNDGYADRVKITLTTEDGDSLTFEKDEADFAIESADGKITIGEFKSLLSKGIEHKVVNDTVDYTLKGLNLTGGTDTDILTIQTISDLKSEIDPKSVITSALVPATLEGSISMTNGSGDPVYFPPQNITVEFKDTDSNGNADQVKIILKDSNDTKWTFTKDEADFAIGTADGEITIEEFNDLLSNGITDTSSTYTLKGLQLTGGDLSDTIDVQVLDGVQSVGVPVPADAATPVSSNLTGSIGVTDNTTGETVYYDPEDIDIEFVGTEVSITLTKKDETPLTFTVDATSFGDNNGKFSIEEFNDLLSEGIKDVTNFYTLTGLRLVGDSDTYIVNNQSLSDLKSVREVIQPPSGGAIRFTDLNNPTNFSEAEYVNPSVTTSTVVYDSLGNPYNAYLKFSKIDANTWYWKAELEDGHPLFKSTADGQLLDDPAEGVIAFDSNGNIAATQWKINPDGTIDQDLKDGDNGAAGFWFDPAKVGAALNEEVDPESAAAAGPVNVSINFQELTQFFAENSIAVTEQDGNAQGTLESFAIDNNGLIIASFTNGLTAPLGQIALATFNNPEGLSATGNSMYALSPNSGTPQIGISGVGGRGSINSGALEMSNVDLAEEFTNMIIAQRGFQANSRSITTADAILNEIINIKR comes from the coding sequence ATGCTGGGATCAATTTACTCTGGAATCACAGGTTTAAGGAATTTTCAGGATCAACTCGACATAGTTGCAAACAATATCGCTAACGTTAATACAGTAGGCTACAAAGGTTCAAGGGCAACATTTCAAACACTGCTTTTTCAAAACTTACGTTCAGGAATCGCACCTCAAAACCAATTAGGTGGGGTAAACCCCATGCAAATTGGAGCAGGATCACAATTAGCTTCTATAGACAAAATAATGACACAAGGTTCTCCTATGTCTACAGGTAAAGTTACCGATCTTATGATTCAAGGGGAAGGCTTTTTTATACTTTCAGATGGAACAGATCAATACTATACACGAGCAGGCAACTTTACTAGAGATTACAACGGTTTCTTTTTAGAACCAGCAACCGGCATGAAATTACAAGGTTGGACAGCACAAGTTGATGAAGAAGGAAATAGGTTCATTGATACCAACGAACCCATAGGAAATATCCAAGTGTCAGCCAATCAAATAATGGAGGCGACAGAAACATCTTTTGTAGCTCTCGCAAATAATTTAAACGCTGGTGTAGGTATCCAGGACACAACAATCGTCGTTAAGAGTGCAACAGGTGAAAGTATACCCATCAAATTTTCTTTCACAAGGGATATGAGTAGCGAAGAAAACAAGGATAAAAATGTTTACAATTGGACGGCAAGTGTAGTTGGTTCTGATTACAAATTCGCAGTTGACGATGGTTCGGGCAATTTAACTTCAACTACCCAAATTAGCGGAAAAGTTGAGCTTGACGATACGGGAAATGTAATTAATTGGGTTAATTACGATAGCAATGGAGTCGCTATAGATAGTAGTAAGATTTCAATTTTTGACATAAACGGTGAAATAGTCGATGGAAACGGCGCCCCTGTTTCTCTAGGGGCTTCAGTCCCAGTTTCTGCAAGCCTCGAAGGAAGTATTAGTGTAGTAGACAAAGATAACAAAGCGGTTTATTATGATCCAACTAGTACAAAAGTTTCTTTTATCGATACTGATAATGATGGCTATGCAGATCGAGTTAAAATAACTTTGACCACGGAAGATGGTGATAGTTTAACTTTTGAAAAAGATGAAGCCGATTTTGCAATTGAATCTGCAGATGGAAAAATTACGATTGGTGAATTCAAAAGTTTACTGTCAAAGGGAATAGAGCATAAGGTTGTCAATGACACTGTAGATTACACCCTCAAAGGGTTGAATCTGACAGGAGGCACAGATACAGATATTCTCACTATTCAGACTATTTCCGACCTAAAATCCGAGATTGACCCTAAATCTGTAATTACATCTGCTTTAGTTCCTGCAACCCTGGAGGGAAGTATTAGTATGACAAACGGATCTGGAGATCCGGTTTATTTTCCTCCGCAAAATATAACAGTTGAGTTTAAAGATACGGATAGTAACGGCAATGCAGATCAAGTTAAGATAATTCTAAAGGATTCAAACGATACTAAGTGGACTTTTACAAAAGATGAAGCCGACTTTGCAATTGGAACTGCAGATGGAGAAATTACAATTGAAGAATTCAACGATTTATTATCAAATGGAATAACAGATACGAGTAGCACTTACACCCTCAAAGGATTGCAGCTTACAGGAGGAGACCTTTCAGATACTATCGATGTTCAGGTTCTTGATGGCGTACAATCTGTTGGTGTCCCTGTTCCTGCAGACGCCGCTACTCCTGTTTCTTCAAACCTCACAGGAAGCATTGGTGTTACAGATAACACAACGGGAGAAACGGTTTATTATGATCCCGAAGATATTGATATTGAGTTTGTAGGTACTGAAGTTTCGATAACACTCACCAAGAAAGATGAAACTCCTTTAACTTTTACAGTCGATGCAACCTCCTTTGGAGATAATAATGGAAAATTTTCAATTGAAGAATTCAACGATTTATTGTCAGAGGGGATAAAAGATGTCACTAATTTTTATACCCTTACAGGGTTACGATTAGTTGGAGACTCAGATACATATATTGTCAATAATCAGTCTCTTTCCGACTTAAAATCTGTCAGAGAGGTAATTCAACCACCTTCAGGTGGAGCAATAAGGTTCACAGATCTCAACAACCCAACCAACTTTTCAGAAGCTGAGTATGTAAACCCATCTGTTACAACGTCAACCGTAGTATACGATTCTCTTGGTAATCCTTACAATGCCTATTTGAAATTCTCAAAAATAGATGCCAACACTTGGTATTGGAAGGCAGAATTAGAAGATGGGCACCCATTATTTAAAAGTACCGCCGATGGTCAGTTACTCGACGATCCCGCCGAAGGGGTAATTGCTTTTGATTCAAACGGTAACATAGCTGCAACTCAATGGAAAATCAACCCTGACGGTACCATAGATCAAGATCTCAAAGATGGCGATAATGGAGCAGCAGGTTTCTGGTTTGACCCAGCAAAGGTGGGAGCTGCTTTAAATGAGGAGGTTGATCCCGAATCAGCAGCGGCTGCAGGTCCCGTTAACGTTTCGATTAATTTCCAAGAACTCACTCAGTTTTTTGCAGAAAATTCTATAGCGGTTACCGAACAAGATGGAAATGCCCAAGGAACTTTAGAATCTTTTGCTATAGATAACAATGGACTTATTATAGCGTCTTTCACAAACGGTTTAACAGCCCCATTAGGGCAAATTGCCTTAGCCACTTTTAACAACCCTGAAGGTTTATCAGCTACGGGTAACTCTATGTACGCTTTGAGCCCAAACAGTGGAACTCCTCAAATAGGTATTTCTGGAGTTGGGGGAAGAGGTAGTATCAATTCAGGAGCTTTGGAAATGTCGAATGTGGATTTGGCAGAAGAGTTCACCAACATGATCATAGCTCAAAGAGGATTCCAAGCAAATTCAAGGAGTATAACTACGGCAGATGCGATCCTTAATGAAATTATAAACATCAAGAGATAA
- a CDS encoding flagellar FlbD family protein has protein sequence MIKLTKLNDEEFYINPYQIEKIECHPDTTITMMNGHVYVVKESIDEVKKKVVELNKEIFGK, from the coding sequence ATGATTAAACTCACAAAATTAAACGATGAAGAATTTTATATAAACCCTTATCAAATTGAAAAGATAGAGTGTCACCCTGATACAACCATAACAATGATGAACGGACATGTTTATGTCGTTAAAGAAAGTATTGATGAAGTTAAGAAAAAAGTGGTAGAATTAAATAAGGAAATTTTTGGCAAATAA
- a CDS encoding motility protein A → MDISTIIGLSLAIVALVVGAGSEFTTLLDIPSFFITVLGSIGATFIAHPSSRSFKIFNIIIEALKNPKIDNLETLRILYSFSEKARRDGMISLEEDLPSVQSEFLRDGLRAAVDGTDPEEIKKILEVKMDMYQETEEDKISVLDTWGAMAPAFGMIGTLIGLVLLLDTLSDPTTIGPRMSLALITTLYGALIANTIALPPAEKLKKRVDKNINQMRMMLEGILSIVQGENPHLMEEKLKAFLSEEERRAYEAEKGEAVL, encoded by the coding sequence GTGGATATATCGACAATAATCGGTTTATCTTTAGCGATAGTTGCACTAGTAGTAGGTGCAGGTAGTGAATTTACAACTTTACTAGATATACCTTCTTTTTTTATAACTGTGTTGGGATCTATTGGTGCAACATTCATCGCCCATCCAAGTTCAAGGTCTTTTAAAATATTTAACATTATCATTGAAGCCTTGAAAAATCCTAAGATCGACAACCTTGAAACATTAAGGATCTTATACTCGTTTTCTGAAAAAGCAAGACGGGATGGCATGATATCTTTAGAAGAAGATTTACCCAGTGTTCAAAGTGAATTTTTACGAGACGGTTTGAGAGCCGCCGTTGATGGAACAGATCCAGAAGAGATTAAAAAAATATTAGAAGTGAAGATGGATATGTACCAAGAAACAGAGGAAGATAAGATCTCAGTTTTGGATACGTGGGGAGCTATGGCTCCGGCCTTTGGTATGATAGGAACTTTAATAGGATTAGTTTTGTTGCTAGATACTCTTAGTGATCCAACAACTATTGGGCCGAGAATGTCTCTCGCCCTTATTACAACGTTATACGGTGCTCTTATAGCAAACACCATTGCTCTCCCACCCGCTGAAAAACTAAAAAAAAGGGTGGATAAAAATATCAACCAAATGCGAATGATGTTAGAAGGCATATTATCTATAGTACAAGGTGAAAATCCACATTTGATGGAAGAAAAACTAAAGGCATTTCTCAGTGAAGAAGAAAGACGTGCCTATGAGGCAGAAAAAGGTGAAGCTGTTTTGTAA
- a CDS encoding OmpA/MotB family protein, which produces MPRKKREKKGEASWMQTFSDMTTLLLTMFIALFSMATISPGKFQQAVVSLQSVFEGQPIGVLVGGRSISEEPLITSNPGIRQELLKIIEDEKYKGKITIEETDKGTIISMRDIAFFKTGSAELTAEAKELLYSIGTIILEHTSNAIEVYGFTDDRPVLSSSLYPSNWHLSAARAASVVSFFTTELKNRRLVEKMAEINSGQFDIDYFYNSDRFFPIGLGDSEITKEINLLKTEIDSRKSLAFDQFTKGEINSAQLQQIEKELENEYNTRLNELRQKYRRIDILILRQRVR; this is translated from the coding sequence ATGCCTAGAAAGAAAAGAGAAAAGAAAGGTGAAGCTTCATGGATGCAAACTTTTAGCGATATGACTACTCTGTTGTTGACAATGTTTATCGCCTTGTTTTCTATGGCTACTATATCACCGGGAAAATTTCAACAGGCGGTTGTTAGTTTACAAAGTGTATTTGAAGGTCAACCAATTGGGGTACTAGTCGGAGGCAGAAGTATTTCCGAAGAACCTTTGATTACTTCTAATCCCGGAATTAGGCAAGAATTATTAAAAATTATAGAAGACGAGAAGTATAAGGGAAAAATCACTATTGAGGAAACGGATAAAGGGACGATAATATCTATGAGAGACATCGCCTTTTTTAAAACAGGGAGCGCTGAATTAACCGCCGAAGCTAAAGAGCTGTTGTATAGTATAGGTACAATAATATTAGAACACACATCTAACGCTATAGAAGTTTATGGTTTTACGGATGATCGACCAGTTTTATCTTCAAGTTTATATCCTTCTAATTGGCATTTGAGTGCAGCTAGAGCGGCAAGTGTAGTTAGTTTTTTTACCACTGAATTAAAAAATAGAAGGTTGGTAGAAAAGATGGCTGAGATTAATTCTGGACAATTTGATATAGATTATTTTTATAATTCAGATAGATTTTTCCCAATCGGTTTGGGAGATAGTGAAATAACGAAAGAAATTAACCTGTTAAAGACGGAAATTGATTCACGAAAATCCCTTGCATTTGATCAATTCACAAAAGGAGAAATAAATTCTGCACAGTTACAGCAAATTGAAAAAGAATTAGAAAACGAATATAATACAAGATTGAATGAATTAAGACAAAAATATAGAAGAATAGATATTCTTATACTAAGGCAAAGAGTAAGATAA
- a CDS encoding flagellar basal body-associated FliL family protein, whose amino-acid sequence MENDNISSEEGKTRRSRPSFLMTLIIVIVVALIISGITSFFIVRILTSNVSSSSEQSSQVSATTPARVVLITEGSRYTMMLKGGYDVAVVDSLQLDVGSNQARDLITSNRLEVLEAIRMIFMNKTRGELSTPQGIELTKKQIKDTINEILGFTGERESLGVIKVTMILMTITTSQ is encoded by the coding sequence TTGGAAAATGATAATATAAGTTCAGAAGAGGGAAAAACTAGAAGATCGAGACCATCTTTTTTAATGACTTTAATAATAGTCATAGTCGTTGCTTTAATAATATCAGGAATTACATCTTTTTTTATAGTGAGAATTTTAACATCAAATGTTTCTTCAAGTTCTGAGCAATCTTCCCAAGTATCCGCTACAACCCCTGCTAGAGTAGTTCTAATTACAGAAGGATCCAGATATACTATGATGTTAAAAGGAGGATATGACGTCGCTGTTGTAGATTCATTACAGTTAGATGTTGGAAGTAATCAAGCAAGAGATTTAATAACTTCCAACCGCTTAGAGGTGTTAGAGGCTATACGAATGATATTTATGAATAAAACAAGAGGTGAACTTTCAACTCCACAAGGAATAGAGCTAACTAAGAAACAAATTAAAGACACGATAAATGAAATACTGGGATTTACAGGCGAAAGGGAAAGTTTGGGAGTTATAAAGGTGACAATGATTTTAATGACTATAACAACGAGTCAATAA
- the fliM gene encoding flagellar motor switch protein FliM: MPEDETLTQEEIDSILKSMSSGETPEEVLEEYQEEERRIKDYDFRRPMKFSREQLRTLQLIHESFARELSTYLSGRSRTFVDVKYASIDQITFSEFQKSLNSPTFIVIFSSEAFSGSAILQMGLDLGYVIIDRLLGGPGNTLEEIRPPTEIEMNILRKEAGVMLRMLSKSWSNIEEFDANLENLETNPQFVQVAPSNEMTILITLSVTIKNVQGFVNLCFPSSSLEPLNDKLTTRMWTTSYRHTEEFKENLRQTLLLSKLNLSAILGKTEIYLNDFLNMEVGDVIRLDSFYDEPIDLEIEERPIFKVNVGKSKGFYSVKVVEKNKELLERLLVEESMKKKTKKQDSSEKSETTEKTGDE; encoded by the coding sequence ATGCCTGAAGATGAAACCCTTACACAGGAAGAAATAGATAGTATTTTAAAATCAATGAGTTCTGGGGAGACTCCCGAAGAAGTTCTTGAAGAATATCAAGAAGAAGAAAGAAGAATCAAAGATTACGACTTTAGAAGGCCGATGAAGTTTTCTAGAGAGCAACTAAGAACTCTTCAATTAATTCATGAAAGTTTTGCAAGAGAGCTATCTACTTATCTTTCAGGCAGAAGCAGAACATTTGTCGATGTTAAATATGCCAGCATTGATCAAATCACTTTTTCGGAATTCCAAAAATCATTGAACTCACCGACGTTTATTGTTATTTTTTCGTCCGAAGCTTTTTCAGGAAGCGCTATTTTGCAAATGGGCTTAGACTTAGGATACGTTATAATAGACAGACTTTTAGGAGGACCAGGAAACACTCTTGAAGAGATTCGGCCTCCGACGGAGATAGAAATGAACATTTTGAGAAAAGAAGCTGGAGTTATGCTGAGAATGCTATCAAAATCTTGGTCAAATATAGAGGAATTTGATGCCAATTTGGAAAATTTAGAAACTAATCCCCAATTTGTTCAAGTTGCTCCTTCAAATGAGATGACAATTCTTATAACTTTATCTGTTACGATAAAAAACGTACAGGGATTTGTGAATCTTTGTTTCCCTTCTTCTTCGTTGGAACCTTTGAACGATAAATTAACAACAAGAATGTGGACAACCTCCTACAGACATACCGAAGAATTTAAGGAGAATCTAAGACAAACGTTGCTACTTTCAAAGTTAAATTTATCCGCAATACTTGGCAAAACAGAGATATATTTAAACGATTTTTTGAATATGGAAGTTGGTGATGTAATCCGCTTAGATTCTTTTTACGACGAGCCAATAGATTTAGAAATTGAAGAAAGACCTATATTCAAAGTGAATGTAGGTAAAAGTAAAGGTTTTTACAGTGTAAAGGTCGTCGAGAAGAATAAAGAGCTTTTAGAAAGACTTCTTGTTGAAGAAAGCATGAAAAAAAAGACAAAAAAGCAAGATTCTTCTGAAAAAAGTGAAACTACAGAAAAAACAGGAGATGAATAA